In a genomic window of Sulfurisphaera tokodaii str. 7:
- a CDS encoding ABC1 kinase family protein: MIRELQVIIKLAPRVLKLREFRQREFKGEKIDEEEMRKEGRKLLEAFISLGPAFIKLGQVLSVHSDVLPEPYLKELSKLQDEVPPAPWEEVEPILREDLGEKFNEYEIEKKPISSASIGQVYLAKEKKSGKIVVIKVNRPRIKEIAERDVKVIQNLLPLTKYLFDESFYESLRAIVNDFSKRIFEEMDFTKEAFYMKKIKEELEEFPDVIVPESYYATKRVLIMEYLKGYKVTSPEAKKIVKPDYLAYRVFRTFMLLLLTKEYFHADPHPGNLAVDEKGNLILYDFGMVGRMDKETRNRLLRAYAALIRLDAIGLVKVLEELGAIQPEADREILAKGIELFLKTFEGISVETLEVETFLNAANEVFYRFPLKIPEKLAIYIRMTSVLGGTCTQIDPDFNFFVNLQKLIEEEGLQWSAMFDDIRNTMEAAIKKFRLSLLEKPVVPAKKSNRGSIIAPILVIIAIIYYLMSHDAIVSILIGIFALTINRV, translated from the coding sequence ATGATTAGAGAGCTTCAAGTAATAATTAAATTAGCACCTAGAGTTCTGAAGCTTAGAGAATTTAGGCAGAGGGAATTTAAGGGAGAAAAAATTGATGAAGAGGAAATGAGAAAAGAAGGAAGAAAATTACTTGAAGCGTTTATTTCTTTAGGACCAGCATTTATTAAATTAGGCCAAGTTCTTTCTGTTCATTCTGATGTTCTACCGGAACCTTATCTAAAGGAATTATCTAAATTACAAGACGAAGTTCCTCCAGCACCATGGGAGGAAGTTGAACCTATACTTAGAGAAGATTTAGGGGAGAAGTTTAATGAATATGAAATAGAGAAGAAACCAATATCTTCAGCAAGTATAGGTCAAGTTTATTTAGCAAAAGAAAAAAAGTCCGGCAAAATAGTAGTGATTAAGGTAAATAGGCCTAGAATTAAGGAAATCGCAGAAAGAGATGTAAAAGTTATCCAGAATTTATTACCTTTAACAAAGTATCTATTTGATGAGTCCTTTTATGAAAGTTTAAGGGCAATAGTGAATGACTTTAGTAAGAGAATATTTGAAGAAATGGATTTTACTAAAGAAGCATTCTACATGAAAAAAATTAAAGAGGAGCTTGAAGAATTTCCCGATGTTATTGTGCCAGAATCATATTATGCGACTAAACGAGTACTTATCATGGAATATTTAAAAGGGTATAAAGTCACTTCTCCAGAGGCTAAAAAGATTGTAAAGCCCGATTATTTAGCATACAGGGTATTTAGAACTTTTATGTTATTATTATTAACGAAAGAGTATTTTCATGCTGATCCTCATCCTGGGAATTTAGCTGTTGATGAAAAAGGGAATTTAATACTTTACGATTTCGGAATGGTTGGAAGAATGGATAAAGAGACAAGAAATAGACTTTTAAGAGCTTACGCTGCCCTAATAAGGCTAGACGCAATAGGTTTAGTAAAAGTCCTTGAAGAATTAGGGGCTATTCAGCCTGAAGCAGATAGGGAAATATTAGCAAAAGGTATAGAGCTATTCTTAAAAACATTTGAGGGAATTTCAGTAGAAACCCTAGAAGTAGAAACTTTCCTTAACGCGGCAAATGAAGTATTTTATCGTTTTCCACTAAAAATACCAGAAAAGTTAGCAATATATATAAGAATGACATCAGTACTTGGAGGTACTTGCACACAAATAGATCCAGATTTTAATTTCTTTGTAAATTTACAGAAGTTAATTGAAGAAGAAGGACTTCAATGGAGTGCCATGTTTGATGATATCAGAAATACGATGGAAGCAGCGATAAAAAAATTTAGATTATCCTTACTAGAAAAACCTGTAGTGCCCGCTAAGAAGAGTAATAGGGGTAGTATTATAGCCCCTATATTGGTTATTATAGCAATAATTTATTACTTAATGTCTCACGATGCTATTGTTTCAATATTAATAGGTATATTTGCATTAACTATAAATAGGGTTTAA
- a CDS encoding LUD domain-containing protein, with product MSQDWEIAIQRTINNNVPRVHRILENHKYILDLAKKLREAKMRVLSDLETYVEQTLESVKRTGGNAYFVNNAEEAKEIVGKIVGKGKIVVFGKSMVAYESGIRKYLQQLGNEVWETDLGEFLIQLADEPPSHIIAPAVHMTKERVAKLLKEKLGFDVSESSSHEELVQKVREFLRNKFLSANVGITGANAVAADVGSIVLVENEGNIRMSTVVPPVHIAIVGVEKIVPTLEDALIEALVQAAYAGLYPPTYINVTSGPSSTGDIEMKRVSPAHGPKEFHLILVDNGRLKASKDPILREALLCIRCGRCHLHCPIYRILDGNWGDAPYSGPMGAMWSYIIYNDYKPALYCTHSGNCKEVCPMKINIPRVLEYIKYMGNKQRSDK from the coding sequence ATGAGTCAAGATTGGGAAATCGCAATACAAAGGACAATAAATAATAATGTACCGAGAGTTCACAGAATACTTGAAAATCATAAATATATTCTAGATCTTGCTAAGAAACTCAGAGAAGCTAAAATGAGAGTTTTGTCTGATTTAGAAACTTATGTAGAACAAACGTTAGAGTCTGTGAAAAGAACTGGTGGTAATGCTTATTTTGTTAATAATGCTGAAGAAGCTAAGGAGATTGTAGGAAAGATAGTTGGAAAAGGAAAGATAGTTGTGTTTGGAAAATCAATGGTTGCGTATGAATCGGGAATTAGAAAATATTTGCAACAACTGGGAAATGAGGTTTGGGAAACAGATTTAGGAGAGTTTTTAATTCAGTTAGCTGATGAACCACCTTCACATATTATTGCTCCAGCCGTTCATATGACAAAAGAGAGGGTTGCAAAACTGCTTAAAGAGAAGTTGGGCTTTGATGTTTCAGAGAGTTCTTCTCATGAGGAGCTTGTGCAAAAGGTTAGGGAATTTTTAAGAAATAAGTTTTTGTCAGCTAATGTTGGAATAACTGGTGCAAATGCAGTTGCAGCAGATGTAGGTTCCATAGTTCTTGTTGAAAATGAGGGAAACATTAGAATGAGTACAGTAGTCCCACCAGTTCATATAGCAATTGTTGGTGTCGAAAAAATAGTTCCCACTCTTGAAGACGCTTTAATTGAGGCTTTAGTTCAAGCAGCTTATGCTGGTTTATATCCCCCAACGTATATTAACGTTACTTCTGGTCCCAGCTCCACTGGAGATATTGAGATGAAAAGAGTTAGCCCTGCACATGGCCCTAAAGAGTTTCACCTTATTTTAGTAGATAACGGTAGGTTAAAGGCAAGTAAGGATCCAATTCTAAGGGAAGCCCTACTCTGTATTAGATGCGGAAGATGTCATCTTCACTGTCCAATCTATAGAATTTTAGACGGGAACTGGGGAGATGCTCCTTATAGTGGACCGATGGGTGCTATGTGGTCTTATATTATTTATAATGATTACAAACCGGCTCTATACTGCACTCACTCAGGTAATTGTAAGGAAGTATGTCCAATGAAAATAAATATTCCTAGAGTTTTAGAGTATATAAAATATATGGGTAATAAACAAAGAAGTGATAAGTAA
- the hsp14 gene encoding archaeal heat shock protein Hsp14: MYYLGKELQKRSEELSRGFYELVYPPVDMYEEGGYLVVVADLAGFNKEKIKARVSGQNELIIEAEREITEPGVKYLTQRPKYVRKVIRLPYNVAKDAEISGKYENGVLTIRIPIAGTSVIKIE; the protein is encoded by the coding sequence ATGTATTATTTAGGAAAAGAATTACAGAAGAGAAGTGAAGAACTAAGTAGAGGTTTCTATGAGCTAGTCTATCCACCAGTTGATATGTATGAGGAAGGAGGATACCTAGTAGTAGTCGCTGATTTAGCTGGTTTTAACAAGGAGAAAATTAAAGCAAGAGTTAGTGGACAAAACGAATTGATAATAGAAGCAGAAAGGGAAATTACCGAACCTGGAGTGAAGTACCTAACTCAAAGGCCAAAATATGTTAGAAAAGTGATAAGATTACCCTATAATGTTGCCAAAGATGCTGAAATATCTGGGAAATATGAAAATGGTGTACTAACAATTAGGATACCGATAGCTGGGACATCTGTTATAAAGATAGAATGA
- a CDS encoding (Fe-S)-binding protein, with product MLGKLIYDNLQKYSFPYPIDKKICAGWAKDLPSKGETILYTSCMYQTASLSEVYSKFIPYAEKLSSLSFLGRFIKPSKDEIERAYRILNKIAQLLKRNGLNFAYLYEEEPYSGAILLELGYLDEFGQYAKSVYNFFKNKGIKRIITVDPHTHNALSRYNEFVEHFDLEIVSYLELVKDVKGVNKEENFVIHDSCLYSRFLNLRDAYRDLIRKAGIKIVEDELITGIDTSFCCGSPIKPINPDLSDKIAKARVEQLSKLSKNIIVVCPMCYANLSKYGNVKDWIEVVE from the coding sequence ATGCTGGGAAAATTAATTTATGATAATTTACAAAAATATTCTTTTCCCTATCCTATTGATAAAAAGATATGCGCTGGCTGGGCGAAAGATTTACCTAGTAAAGGGGAAACAATACTTTATACTTCTTGCATGTACCAAACAGCATCTTTAAGTGAGGTCTATTCGAAGTTCATACCATATGCTGAAAAGCTATCATCCTTATCCTTTTTAGGTAGATTTATTAAGCCTAGCAAAGATGAGATAGAAAGAGCTTACAGAATTTTGAACAAAATAGCTCAACTTCTTAAAAGAAATGGGTTAAATTTCGCATATCTTTATGAAGAAGAGCCGTATAGTGGAGCCATACTTCTTGAATTAGGTTATTTAGACGAATTCGGTCAATACGCGAAAAGTGTATATAACTTTTTCAAGAACAAGGGAATAAAAAGAATAATAACAGTCGATCCTCATACTCATAATGCGCTTTCAAGGTATAATGAATTCGTAGAGCACTTTGATTTAGAGATAGTCAGTTACCTAGAACTTGTAAAAGATGTAAAAGGAGTAAACAAGGAAGAAAATTTCGTAATTCACGATTCTTGTCTTTACTCTCGCTTCCTTAATTTAAGAGATGCATATAGAGATTTAATTAGAAAAGCTGGTATAAAGATTGTGGAGGACGAGTTAATTACTGGCATAGATACTTCATTCTGTTGCGGTTCACCTATAAAGCCAATTAATCCAGATTTAAGTGATAAAATTGCTAAAGCTAGGGTAGAACAGTTGTCTAAGCTTAGTAAGAATATTATTGTAGTTTGCCCAATGTGCTATGCTAACCTTTCAAAGTACGGTAATGTAAAAGATTGGATTGAGGTGGTTGAATGA